A single Ignavibacteriales bacterium DNA region contains:
- the ychF gene encoding redox-regulated ATPase YchF — translation MQIGIVGLQNSGKTTLFQTLTGQVTDTPKADGSRGVVRVPDKRLDLLTEMFNPQKKVNAILEFIDIPGLQVADTGKVKITSDFLNKVKNNDALLHVVRQFQNDAVPHPEDSIDPVRDIEFLETEFLLNDMAMIENRLQKIEKDVQKSKSDQLVRELPVFKKLMDHISNEVPLRLLELDENERKVISGYQFLTIKPLIIGLNLDENSKDKADELVASINTRFEKSQLIVIPFFAQFELELANLSEEEASVFMEDMGITESALSRIIRRSYELLGLQSFFTVGEDECRAWTIKVNDTAQDAAGVIHTDFYAKFIRAEVVHYEDLLKFQTFAKCKEAGVWRLEGKEYIVKDGDILNIRHSG, via the coding sequence ATGCAGATAGGTATAGTAGGACTCCAAAACAGCGGAAAGACCACCCTTTTTCAGACACTAACCGGACAGGTAACCGATACGCCGAAGGCAGACGGCTCAAGAGGCGTAGTTCGCGTCCCTGATAAACGGCTTGATCTCCTGACGGAGATGTTTAATCCCCAGAAAAAAGTGAACGCTATTCTTGAGTTCATTGACATCCCCGGTCTTCAGGTTGCAGATACCGGAAAAGTGAAGATCACTTCCGACTTCCTGAATAAAGTAAAGAATAACGATGCACTGCTTCATGTGGTGCGCCAGTTTCAGAATGACGCGGTTCCTCATCCGGAAGACTCTATTGACCCGGTCAGGGATATCGAATTCCTTGAAACTGAATTTCTTCTGAATGACATGGCGATGATAGAAAACCGCCTCCAGAAAATTGAGAAGGATGTTCAGAAATCAAAAAGCGATCAGCTTGTCCGTGAGCTTCCGGTCTTCAAAAAACTGATGGATCATATCTCCAATGAAGTGCCTCTCCGCCTTCTTGAACTGGATGAGAATGAAAGGAAAGTAATCTCAGGGTATCAGTTTCTTACCATTAAGCCATTAATCATCGGACTAAACCTTGATGAAAACTCCAAAGACAAAGCCGATGAACTGGTTGCATCAATAAACACCCGGTTCGAAAAATCCCAGTTGATTGTTATCCCCTTCTTCGCCCAGTTTGAACTTGAACTGGCAAATTTATCTGAAGAAGAAGCTTCCGTATTCATGGAAGATATGGGCATTACCGAGTCAGCGCTTTCCAGAATCATCCGCCGTTCTTATGAACTGCTGGGGCTGCAGTCATTCTTTACCGTGGGTGAGGATGAGTGCCGTGCCTGGACCATTAAGGTAAACGACACCGCGCAGGATGCGGCAGGAGTTATCCATACAGATTTTTACGCAAAGTTTATCCGCGCGGAAGTGGTTCATTATGAAGACCTTCTTAAATTCCAGACTTTCGCAAAATGCAAGGAGGCCGGAGTCTGGCGCCTTGAAGGCAAAGAATACATTGTAAAGGATGGAGACATCCTCAATATCCGTCACAGCGGCTGA
- the rfbB gene encoding dTDP-glucose 4,6-dehydratase, with the protein MNQKTILVTGGSGFIGSNLIRRIINYTDYSVVNIDKLTYSGNPESLIDIEDHPGYTFIQADICDREAVRKVFSMYSPRYIMNLAAESHVDRSIDGPDAFIQTNINGTFILLSEAYDYFKMLSPEDKDLFRFLHVSTDEVYGSLGDTGYFTEETPYDPRSPYSASKASSDHLVNAWYHTYGLPVLITNCSNNYGPYQYPEKLIPVIILNALKHKSIPLYGKGDNIRDWLFVDDHARALLSVLEKGKPGETYNIGGNNEKTNLEIVHAICDLLDEMKPLAGKSYRELITFVTDRPGHDKRYAIDASKIRRELGFSPAYTFETGIRTTVEWYLNNNNWCTAVLSNKYQLERLGKL; encoded by the coding sequence ATGAACCAAAAGACCATACTCGTGACGGGAGGTTCCGGATTTATCGGCTCAAACCTTATCCGCAGAATTATTAATTATACAGACTATTCTGTGGTAAATATTGACAAACTGACCTATTCCGGCAATCCTGAATCACTTATTGATATCGAAGACCATCCTGGATATACATTTATTCAGGCGGATATTTGTGACAGGGAAGCCGTAAGAAAAGTATTTTCTATGTATTCTCCCCGATATATAATGAACCTCGCCGCAGAATCTCATGTGGACCGTTCCATTGACGGGCCTGATGCATTCATTCAAACCAATATCAATGGCACTTTTATATTGCTGAGCGAGGCATATGACTACTTCAAGATGCTTTCTCCGGAAGATAAAGATCTGTTTCGCTTTCTTCATGTTTCTACTGATGAAGTATATGGTTCTCTGGGAGATACGGGATATTTCACCGAAGAGACTCCGTATGATCCCCGTTCCCCCTATTCCGCCAGCAAGGCCTCATCTGATCATCTGGTGAATGCCTGGTATCATACGTACGGACTTCCGGTGCTTATAACCAATTGTTCAAACAATTACGGTCCTTATCAGTATCCTGAAAAACTTATTCCCGTCATTATCCTGAACGCCCTGAAACATAAATCAATTCCATTGTACGGCAAGGGAGATAATATCCGTGACTGGCTTTTTGTGGATGATCATGCACGTGCGCTGCTGAGTGTGCTTGAGAAAGGAAAACCAGGCGAGACTTATAATATCGGCGGCAATAATGAAAAGACTAATCTGGAAATTGTTCATGCTATCTGCGATTTGCTTGATGAGATGAAGCCGCTGGCCGGGAAGAGTTATCGTGAACTGATTACTTTTGTGACTGACCGTCCGGGGCATGACAAACGCTATGCAATAGATGCTTCAAAGATCAGACGCGAACTTGGATTCTCACCCGCATATACATTCGAAACTGGCATAAGAACTACCGTAGAGTGGTATCTTAATAATAACAACTGGTGCACGGCAGTTCTTTCCAATAAATACCAGCTTGAACGGCTGGGCAAATTATAA
- a CDS encoding response regulator transcription factor: MTILVIEDERVIRDMLRTFLELEQYAVITAPDGAEGLALAKRVLPDLIICDVMMPKLDGYQLKKELGKEDTTATIPFIFLTSMHERENIRKGMELGADDYLMKPVNMEELRSAIITQMEKREKLMSMKAAVPQKLPVKEHNPNEFVMLKDKGNPKFVKIGTIICVTAEDKYTKVFLTNGEKIISSLSLKEWEDMVPQTSFIRIHRATLINIEGIEKVEKWFQRSYRVKLKGITEPFEISRRYYSKIREIYGGE, from the coding sequence TTGACTATTCTTGTAATTGAAGACGAGCGCGTTATCCGTGATATGCTCCGGACTTTCCTGGAACTTGAACAATACGCTGTAATTACCGCTCCCGACGGAGCAGAGGGACTTGCTCTGGCAAAAAGAGTCCTCCCCGACCTTATCATCTGTGATGTTATGATGCCTAAACTTGACGGCTATCAGTTAAAAAAGGAACTGGGGAAGGAGGATACAACAGCCACTATTCCATTCATCTTTCTTACTTCTATGCATGAGCGGGAAAATATCAGGAAGGGAATGGAACTTGGCGCCGATGACTACCTGATGAAGCCGGTTAACATGGAGGAACTTCGCTCAGCTATAATAACCCAGATGGAAAAACGGGAAAAGCTGATGAGCATGAAAGCAGCCGTACCCCAAAAACTGCCGGTCAAAGAACACAACCCTAATGAATTTGTGATGTTAAAGGACAAGGGGAATCCCAAATTTGTAAAAATCGGGACCATCATCTGTGTAACTGCTGAAGACAAGTATACGAAAGTCTTTCTCACCAACGGCGAGAAGATTATCTCATCTCTTTCTCTTAAAGAATGGGAAGATATGGTACCGCAAACCAGTTTTATCCGGATTCACCGGGCAACCCTCATTAATATTGAGGGAATCGAAAAAGTGGAGAAGTGGTTTCAGCGCAGTTACCGGGTTAAATTAAAAGGCATCACAGAACCTTTTGAAATAAGCCGAAGATACTATTCAAAAATCCGTGAAATATACGGCGGGGAATAG
- a CDS encoding excinuclease ABC subunit C, whose product MHPDLQTKLENLPDNPGVYQFFDEAGKYLYIGKAKNLKNRVRSYFQKGDHSVRIGLMVKKIHDLQLVITDSEIEALVLENNFIKQYKPRYNILLKDDKSFPYIRITNELFPRIFPTRRIIRDGSRYYGPYTEVRAMRSALRMITQVFRIRSCRLQIDEQSIEKKKFKVCLDYHIKKCDGPCEGLISSADYKKMADQVGKLLSGKTSDLIKELKQEMNAAAADLRFEFAAEIRDKIDKLETISEKQKIISSDEEDRDVIGVAFEGKDATCTIFNLRGGKLIGKKQLRLSISDDSTEADIYASVIKQFYAEMVEIPDEILLAAEPPETELILEWLRKKAEKKVTFHYPKRGDLSSLLKLCKENALLQLKDIQLQRMKKEGNLPYPVKALQRDLRLKHLPRKIECFDISNLQGTDTVASMVVFSDGKPKKSLYRKFIIRSTEGEPDDFASMFEVISRRYKRLKEEGGKLPDLIMVDGGKGQLSSAVQALNKLGYENYAIIGLAKRLEEVFFPGQSEPENIPKVSSGLKLLQQVRDEAHRFAITFHRERRSKRTFTSELNEIKGIGDVVAAKLLTHFGSIRAIRTAGMDTLTPVVGEKRANLIVRYYNEHPELLAEDESEQPDETGLAELPPGE is encoded by the coding sequence ATGCATCCGGATCTTCAGACAAAGCTTGAGAATCTTCCTGATAACCCGGGTGTCTATCAGTTTTTTGACGAGGCAGGCAAGTACCTTTATATAGGCAAGGCGAAAAACCTTAAGAACCGGGTACGCTCCTATTTCCAGAAGGGGGATCACTCCGTGAGGATCGGGCTGATGGTGAAGAAAATTCACGATCTGCAGTTAGTGATCACTGATTCTGAAATTGAGGCGCTGGTCCTTGAAAACAATTTCATAAAGCAGTATAAGCCCCGCTATAACATCCTGCTGAAGGATGACAAATCATTCCCGTATATACGCATTACCAACGAACTATTTCCGAGGATATTTCCCACCCGCCGGATAATCCGCGACGGATCCAGGTATTACGGACCGTATACGGAAGTCCGTGCGATGCGTTCGGCACTAAGGATGATAACTCAGGTGTTCAGGATACGGAGCTGCAGGCTTCAGATAGATGAACAGAGCATAGAAAAAAAGAAGTTTAAGGTTTGTCTGGATTATCATATCAAGAAGTGCGACGGTCCCTGCGAAGGACTAATCTCATCTGCTGATTATAAAAAGATGGCAGATCAGGTTGGCAAGCTCCTCTCAGGCAAGACTTCCGATCTGATAAAAGAACTGAAGCAGGAAATGAATGCTGCAGCGGCAGATCTCCGGTTTGAGTTTGCTGCTGAGATCAGGGATAAAATAGACAAACTTGAAACCATTTCAGAAAAGCAGAAAATCATCAGCAGCGATGAGGAGGACAGGGATGTAATAGGAGTTGCATTTGAGGGGAAAGATGCAACATGCACCATCTTTAATCTCCGAGGCGGTAAACTGATAGGTAAAAAACAGCTGCGTCTTTCCATAAGTGATGACAGCACTGAAGCGGATATCTATGCATCGGTGATAAAGCAGTTTTACGCAGAAATGGTTGAGATACCTGATGAAATACTGCTTGCTGCAGAACCGCCGGAGACTGAACTGATCCTTGAATGGCTCAGAAAAAAAGCTGAGAAAAAAGTAACATTTCATTATCCGAAGCGGGGAGATCTCAGTTCGCTGCTTAAGCTCTGCAAAGAAAATGCTCTTCTGCAGCTCAAGGATATTCAGCTGCAGAGAATGAAGAAAGAGGGGAATCTTCCTTATCCGGTCAAAGCGTTACAGCGGGATCTCCGGCTGAAACATCTGCCACGCAAGATTGAGTGTTTTGATATCTCTAACCTTCAGGGGACTGACACTGTTGCGAGCATGGTGGTCTTTTCTGACGGTAAGCCAAAGAAAAGTCTTTACAGGAAATTTATAATCCGCAGTACTGAAGGGGAGCCTGATGATTTTGCTAGTATGTTTGAAGTAATAAGCCGGCGGTATAAACGTTTGAAAGAAGAAGGGGGTAAACTTCCGGATTTAATTATGGTTGACGGAGGCAAAGGGCAGCTTTCAAGTGCTGTGCAGGCACTGAACAAACTGGGGTATGAGAATTATGCAATTATCGGACTTGCAAAGCGGCTTGAGGAGGTTTTCTTCCCCGGACAGTCTGAACCGGAAAACATTCCCAAAGTATCATCCGGGCTTAAACTGCTGCAGCAGGTCAGGGATGAAGCGCACCGTTTTGCAATCACTTTCCATCGTGAGCGCAGGAGCAAAAGAACATTTACCTCGGAACTGAATGAAATTAAAGGAATCGGGGATGTTGTTGCCGCAAAACTGCTCACCCATTTTGGAAGCATCAGGGCAATAAGAACTGCCGGAATGGATACCCTTACGCCGGTTGTCGGGGAAAAGAGGGCCAACCTGATTGTCCGCTATTATAATGAGCATCCTGAACTGCTTGCTGAGGATGAATCAGAGCAGCCGGATGAAACGGGGTTGGCTGAACTTCCTCCCGGAGAGTAA
- the sixA gene encoding phosphohistidine phosphatase SixA: MNVYLIRHGEAESGGYSVSDFERRLTPHGRKVVKKAAEYWKKIIPVPELIVSSPLLRAKETAEIVHSVFGVKAEITFDRLLAGNLDTDSVCEMINMTGVNSVMLFGHEPDMSHHVSNMTSLGHLHVEFKKAMIARISFTSRAAKGRGVLEYMIPAKIFE, from the coding sequence ATGAATGTATATTTAATAAGGCACGGAGAAGCTGAATCCGGAGGATATTCCGTGTCTGATTTTGAGCGCCGGCTCACCCCCCACGGCAGGAAGGTGGTTAAAAAGGCGGCTGAATACTGGAAAAAAATTATACCCGTACCGGAACTGATTGTCTCCTCCCCTCTGCTGCGGGCAAAAGAGACGGCTGAGATTGTCCACAGCGTTTTTGGGGTGAAAGCGGAAATAACCTTCGACCGGCTTCTTGCCGGGAATCTGGATACTGACAGCGTCTGTGAAATGATTAATATGACAGGAGTTAATTCAGTCATGCTCTTCGGGCATGAGCCGGATATGTCTCACCATGTTTCGAATATGACTTCTCTGGGGCATCTGCATGTTGAATTCAAAAAGGCAATGATTGCCAGGATTTCATTCACATCCAGGGCTGCAAAAGGGCGGGGAGTGCTGGAATATATGATTCCCGCTAAGATTTTTGAATAA
- a CDS encoding SDR family oxidoreductase yields the protein MSNKRAVITGGAGFLGSHLCEKMLENGIDVVCIDNLLTGSVDNISHLFGNDHFSFIKHDVTNFIHVPGNVDYVLHFASPASPIDYLQMPIQTLKVGSLGTHKALGLAKEKKARFLLASTSEIYGDPEIHPQTEDYWGNVNPIGPRGVYDEAKRFAEAITMAYHRFHGVETRIVRIFNTFGPRMRLNDGRALPAFISQALKGEDITVFGDGSQTRSFCYVSDLVDGIFKLLMSDTSDPVNIGNPEEITIREFAEEVVRLTGSKSKLTFLDLPVDDPKVRQPDITRAKTLLNWEPKVSRNEGLIKALDYFKGAALHS from the coding sequence ATGAGTAATAAACGCGCAGTCATTACCGGCGGAGCAGGATTTCTTGGTTCACATCTCTGTGAAAAAATGCTTGAAAACGGAATTGATGTAGTCTGTATTGATAATCTTCTCACCGGATCAGTTGATAATATATCACATCTTTTCGGGAATGACCACTTTAGTTTTATCAAGCATGATGTAACAAATTTTATTCACGTCCCCGGCAATGTGGATTATGTCCTTCACTTCGCCTCACCGGCAAGCCCTATTGATTATCTGCAGATGCCTATTCAGACGCTTAAAGTAGGTTCTCTCGGTACTCACAAGGCACTTGGACTGGCAAAAGAAAAAAAAGCCCGCTTCCTTCTTGCCTCAACATCAGAGATATACGGTGATCCGGAAATTCATCCGCAAACGGAAGACTATTGGGGCAACGTAAACCCGATCGGCCCCCGCGGTGTGTATGATGAAGCCAAACGTTTTGCTGAAGCTATTACCATGGCTTACCACCGTTTTCACGGTGTTGAAACAAGAATCGTACGAATATTTAATACCTTCGGACCAAGAATGCGGCTTAATGACGGACGCGCACTGCCGGCATTCATTTCACAGGCACTCAAAGGTGAAGATATTACCGTTTTTGGCGACGGCTCACAAACCCGCAGTTTCTGTTATGTATCCGACCTGGTTGACGGCATCTTCAAACTTCTGATGTCCGATACATCAGACCCGGTGAACATCGGCAACCCTGAGGAAATTACCATAAGAGAATTTGCTGAAGAAGTGGTACGGCTCACCGGATCAAAGAGCAAACTTACTTTTCTAGACTTACCGGTGGATGATCCAAAGGTAAGACAGCCTGATATCACCAGAGCAAAAACCCTGCTTAACTGGGAGCCGAAAGTAAGCAGGAATGAAGGCCTGATCAAAGCACTGGATTACTTCAAAGGCGCCGCGTTACACAGCTAA
- the glgC gene encoding glucose-1-phosphate adenylyltransferase, which produces MIFPGSAILRDTITMILAGGQGERLYPLTAYRSKPAVPFGGKYRIIDFALSNCLNSGLRRIYILVQYKSDSLNQHIYEAWSIFNPELGEFVFTVPPQRKINGDWYLGTANAIYQNMNLFSSDRKCKWVLLLSGDHIYKMDYLKMLQNHIDRKADLSLASINVPVDEASRFGIVGIDPNNKVSEFIEKPENPPEDPNNPGQSLVNMGIYIFNTSVLRDVLNDMVSKKIKNHDFGQDVIPYMIKNGMDVYAYNFVDENKKTKPYWKDIGTIESYYDATMDLISVVPEFNLYDYDWPIRTYQNQYPPAKTVSHEGDRIGRTLNSMLCDGTVVSGGLVERSIIGANVRVNSYSYITDSIIMNSCNIGRRVKIRRAIIDKNVVIPEGTEIGFDPVEDRKKFTVSESGIVVIPKNYVFR; this is translated from the coding sequence ATGATATTTCCAGGTTCCGCGATCCTCAGAGACACTATTACCATGATCCTTGCCGGAGGGCAGGGGGAAAGGCTTTATCCGTTAACCGCCTACAGAAGTAAGCCGGCCGTGCCGTTCGGCGGCAAATACCGCATCATTGACTTCGCCCTTTCCAATTGTCTGAACTCCGGACTGAGGAGGATTTATATCCTGGTTCAGTATAAGTCAGACTCACTTAATCAGCATATCTATGAGGCCTGGAGCATTTTTAACCCGGAACTGGGTGAATTTGTCTTTACCGTACCACCGCAGAGAAAAATCAACGGTGACTGGTATCTCGGCACCGCGAACGCAATTTACCAGAACATGAACCTCTTTTCATCTGACCGGAAGTGTAAATGGGTCCTGCTCCTCAGCGGTGACCATATATACAAAATGGACTATCTGAAAATGCTGCAGAACCATATTGACCGCAAGGCTGATCTTTCCCTTGCAAGTATAAATGTTCCCGTGGATGAAGCCAGCCGGTTCGGCATTGTAGGCATTGATCCTAATAATAAGGTAAGTGAGTTTATTGAGAAACCGGAAAATCCCCCCGAAGATCCGAACAACCCGGGGCAGTCTCTGGTGAATATGGGCATATATATCTTTAACACTAGTGTACTGAGGGACGTGCTGAACGATATGGTATCCAAGAAAATCAAGAATCATGATTTTGGCCAGGATGTAATCCCATACATGATTAAAAACGGCATGGATGTGTATGCCTATAACTTCGTGGATGAAAACAAGAAGACGAAGCCCTACTGGAAGGATATCGGGACCATTGAATCCTATTATGATGCCACCATGGATCTGATATCGGTTGTTCCAGAATTCAACTTGTATGATTATGACTGGCCGATACGCACGTATCAGAATCAGTATCCTCCGGCAAAAACCGTGTCACACGAAGGAGACAGAATAGGCCGTACACTCAACTCGATGCTGTGCGACGGAACTGTTGTATCAGGCGGTCTGGTTGAGCGCTCAATTATTGGTGCCAATGTGAGAGTGAACTCCTACTCATATATAACCGATTCCATCATCATGAACAGCTGCAATATTGGCCGCCGTGTTAAAATACGCCGTGCCATCATTGATAAGAATGTAGTGATTCCGGAAGGAACCGAAATTGGTTTTGATCCGGTAGAAGACCGGAAGAAATTTACTGTGTCCGAATCCGGAATTGTGGTTATACCCAAGAACTACGTATTCAGGTAA
- a CDS encoding UDP-glucose/GDP-mannose dehydrogenase family protein, with protein MKITVVGTGYVGLVTGTCFAEMGNQVHCIEKNPQKLDQLQNAQVPIFEPGLEGLFFRNIAQKRLTFSNDLKQGIEEGEVIFLCLPTPPQEDGSADLQHVYKVADQIGGILKTSDKKDFKIIVNKSTVPVGTARKVDSIIAKHGADNFAVVSNPEFLREGFAVEDFMKPDRIVIGSDDPDALAKMKKLYEPFVRQGNPIIEMDPESSEVTKYAANSYLAMRITFMNQLANFCESVDANVDLVRKGMGTDSRIGKRFLFPGIGYGGSCFPKDVKALIQTSKSTESELSLLAMVDYINDEQKKVLVHKVKNYFKNSLKGKKFAVWGLAFKPNTDDMREAPSITIINSLLEEGAAVTAYDPVAMEKAKDVFGNRISYAENDYAACENADALLILTEWNEFRNPSFEKLESLLTTKVIFDGRNLFESTEVARAGFDYISIGRTPVLTSNNHK; from the coding sequence ATGAAAATCACCGTAGTCGGAACCGGATATGTAGGACTGGTTACCGGTACCTGCTTTGCCGAAATGGGTAATCAGGTACACTGCATCGAAAAAAACCCACAGAAATTAGATCAGCTGCAAAATGCACAAGTACCAATTTTTGAGCCGGGACTTGAAGGACTCTTTTTTAGAAATATTGCACAAAAACGCCTTACCTTTTCCAATGATCTTAAACAAGGCATTGAAGAGGGAGAGGTTATCTTTCTCTGTCTGCCCACACCTCCGCAGGAAGACGGCTCGGCAGATCTTCAGCACGTATATAAAGTAGCTGATCAGATCGGAGGCATTCTTAAGACCTCTGACAAAAAGGATTTTAAGATTATTGTAAATAAAAGCACTGTACCGGTAGGAACGGCAAGGAAGGTAGATTCAATCATCGCAAAACATGGGGCTGATAATTTTGCGGTTGTATCAAATCCTGAATTTCTGAGAGAAGGTTTTGCTGTGGAAGATTTTATGAAACCGGACAGAATTGTCATCGGTTCGGATGATCCTGATGCTCTGGCAAAGATGAAAAAGCTGTATGAGCCTTTTGTAAGGCAGGGGAATCCGATTATTGAAATGGACCCGGAAAGTTCAGAAGTAACCAAGTATGCAGCTAACTCCTATCTGGCCATGCGTATTACGTTCATGAATCAGCTAGCTAACTTCTGTGAAAGTGTGGATGCAAATGTTGATCTTGTACGAAAAGGGATGGGTACCGATTCCCGGATAGGTAAGCGTTTTCTGTTCCCAGGAATAGGATATGGCGGCTCCTGCTTCCCGAAAGATGTGAAAGCACTTATCCAGACAAGTAAATCAACCGAATCAGAACTTAGTCTGCTTGCAATGGTGGATTATATAAACGATGAACAGAAAAAGGTGCTGGTTCACAAAGTGAAAAATTATTTTAAGAACTCCCTAAAAGGAAAGAAGTTTGCCGTGTGGGGACTCGCATTCAAGCCAAATACCGATGATATGCGTGAGGCACCCTCAATTACCATTATCAACAGTCTTCTTGAAGAAGGAGCAGCAGTTACTGCCTATGATCCGGTTGCCATGGAGAAGGCAAAGGATGTTTTTGGAAACCGTATCTCCTACGCGGAGAATGATTATGCCGCGTGTGAAAATGCAGACGCTCTGCTCATCCTGACCGAATGGAATGAATTCAGAAATCCTTCGTTTGAAAAACTGGAGAGTCTGCTCACCACAAAAGTGATTTTTGACGGAAGGAATCTCTTTGAAAGTACAGAAGTTGCCAGGGCAGGATTTGATTATATCTCTATCGGGCGTACTCCTGTATTAACAAGTAATAATCATAAATAA
- the typA gene encoding translational GTPase TypA, producing MSHKNKIRNIAIIAHVDHGKTTLVDHILKQTGAFRENQQVEKRIMDSNDIEKERGITILAKNLSVHYKDFKINIVDTPGHADFGGEVERTLKMVDGVLLLVDAAEGPLPQTKFVLKKSLDLGLKPIVVINKIDRHDARPDEVLNEVFDLFVSLGANDEQLDFPFVYAIAKQGIAKLNLTDPSENLIPLLDIILEKIPAPLVEESEPFRMLISAIDYNDYLGRIGIGKLHYGKVKVGDDTILIPREGSQQKVRITKLYVYDNIKRVETTEAFAGDIVAVAGMEDIDIGDTLASPLKPEALPSVAIEEPRISMNFIVNNSPFAGQEGKFVTTRNLGERLSKELKTNVGLRVEITESADVFKVSGRGELHLGILLENMRREGFELMVSKPEVILKKISDVICEPVEHVIIDVPEEFVGIVIEKLGKRKGEMKNMITLQDNTRIEFVVPARGLIGYRSEFMTDTRGTGILHHNFHGYEPFRGEIQQRLRGALVSQEEGIASAYAMFKLQERTVFFIEPGIRVYEGMVIGENSRENDMKVNVCKTKQLTNMRASGADEAIRIEPPRQLTLEQAIEWITDDEFVEITPQNIRIRKRYLTEMDKKNARLSQKRAEELQQL from the coding sequence GTGAGTCATAAAAACAAGATAAGAAACATTGCAATCATCGCCCACGTTGACCATGGCAAAACCACACTGGTTGACCATATCCTTAAACAGACCGGCGCCTTCAGGGAAAACCAGCAGGTTGAAAAAAGGATTATGGATTCAAACGATATTGAAAAGGAACGCGGAATTACCATCCTTGCCAAAAACCTCAGTGTGCATTATAAAGATTTTAAAATTAACATAGTTGATACCCCGGGACACGCAGATTTTGGCGGTGAGGTAGAGCGTACCCTCAAAATGGTTGACGGTGTTCTGCTTCTGGTTGATGCTGCAGAAGGCCCGCTGCCTCAGACAAAATTTGTGTTAAAGAAATCACTCGATCTTGGTCTCAAGCCGATTGTGGTCATTAATAAAATTGACCGTCATGATGCCCGCCCTGATGAAGTTCTGAATGAAGTTTTTGACCTTTTCGTTTCACTTGGCGCTAATGATGAGCAGCTAGATTTCCCCTTTGTCTATGCCATTGCGAAACAGGGCATTGCAAAACTTAACCTGACTGATCCGTCAGAGAATCTTATTCCCTTGCTTGATATCATCCTTGAAAAGATTCCTGCTCCTCTGGTTGAGGAATCCGAACCATTCAGAATGCTTATTTCGGCAATTGATTATAATGATTATCTGGGAAGAATCGGTATCGGAAAACTTCACTATGGCAAAGTGAAAGTTGGTGATGACACAATTCTGATACCTCGGGAAGGCAGCCAGCAAAAAGTGCGGATTACCAAACTTTATGTATATGATAACATTAAGCGCGTGGAAACCACTGAAGCATTTGCGGGCGATATCGTTGCAGTAGCAGGTATGGAAGATATTGATATCGGTGATACCCTTGCCAGTCCCCTTAAACCAGAGGCGCTTCCCTCTGTTGCCATCGAAGAGCCGCGTATATCAATGAATTTTATTGTAAATAACTCCCCTTTTGCAGGACAGGAGGGTAAATTCGTTACGACACGTAATCTCGGCGAACGTCTTTCAAAAGAACTAAAAACTAACGTCGGGCTTCGTGTGGAAATTACCGAATCTGCCGATGTCTTTAAAGTAAGCGGAAGAGGTGAACTGCACCTCGGTATCCTGCTTGAGAATATGCGCCGTGAAGGATTCGAGCTGATGGTGAGCAAACCGGAAGTTATCCTCAAGAAAATCAGTGATGTGATCTGCGAACCGGTTGAACATGTGATTATTGACGTGCCGGAAGAGTTTGTTGGAATCGTTATAGAAAAACTCGGAAAGCGAAAAGGGGAAATGAAGAACATGATTACATTGCAGGATAATACCAGAATCGAATTTGTGGTTCCTGCCCGCGGACTTATCGGATACCGTTCGGAATTTATGACTGATACACGCGGTACCGGAATTTTGCATCACAATTTCCATGGCTATGAGCCCTTCAGAGGAGAAATTCAGCAGCGCCTGCGCGGAGCACTGGTCAGCCAGGAAGAAGGTATTGCTTCTGCTTATGCAATGTTTAAATTGCAGGAGCGGACAGTATTTTTTATTGAACCGGGCATCCGGGTATATGAAGGAATGGTCATCGGAGAAAACAGCCGTGAAAACGATATGAAGGTAAATGTCTGCAAAACCAAGCAGCTTACCAATATGCGTGCATCCGGTGCTGATGAGGCAATCCGCATTGAACCGCCGCGCCAGTTAACCCTTGAACAGGCAATTGAGTGGATTACCGATGATGAATTCGTTGAGATTACTCCGCAGAATATAAGAATCAGGAAACGCTATCTGACTGAGATGGACAAGAAAAATGCCAGACTCAGCCAGAAACGTGCTGAAGAACTTCAGCAGTTATAA